The following proteins are encoded in a genomic region of Bubalus kerabau isolate K-KA32 ecotype Philippines breed swamp buffalo chromosome 15, PCC_UOA_SB_1v2, whole genome shotgun sequence:
- the LOC129628543 gene encoding olfactory receptor 5AL1-like → MAKGNYSAVSEFILLGLTDNPELQATLFGVFLVIYFASVLGNLGLIVLIQVSPQLHTPMYFFLSHLAFIDFSFTSSVTPNTLVNFLCEVKSITFYACAIQVCCFITFVVCEQYLLSIMAYDRYVAICNPLLYAILMPTKLCNRIIASTYIYGFIVGLVQTVATFLLSFCGSNRVNHFYCDDVPLVALACSDTHVKELMLLIIAGFNTLCSLLIVIISYIFILFAILRIRSAEGRQKAFSTCVSHLTSITIFYATIIFMYLLPNSSHSLNTDKFASVFYVVVIPMLNPLIYSLRNQEVKNALKRIIEKFHLAIK, encoded by the coding sequence ATGGCAAAAGGCAATTATTCTGCAGTGTCTGAGTTTATCCTCTTGGGACTCACAGATAATCCAGAACTTCAAGCCACTCTCTTTGGTGTGTTCCTAGTAATCTATTTTGCTAGTGTCCTGGGTAATCTTGGTTTGATTGTGCTAATACAAGTCAGCCCACAGCTTCACACacccatgtatttttttctcagcCACCTggcttttattgatttttcttttacttcgtCTGTCACCCCAAACACCTTGGTGAATTTCCTGTGTGAAGTTAAAAGTATAACATTTTATGCATGTGCCATTCAGGTGTGCTGCTTCATCACATTTGTAGTTTGTGAACAGTATTTGCTCTCAATCATGGCCTATGACAGGTATGTTGCCATTTGCAACCCTTTACTCTATGCCATCCTCATGCCTACAAAGCTCTGTAATCGGATCATTGCTAGCACATATATTTATGGATTCATTGTGGGTCTTGTGCAGACAGTCGCAACATTCCTCTTGTCTTTCTGTGGCTCCAATAGGGTCAACCACTTCTACTGTGATGACGTTCCCTTGGTCGCGCTGGCTTGCTCTGACACTCATGTCAAAGAGCTGATGCTGTTAATCATTGCTGGGTTCAACACCCTTTGCTCTCTACTGATTGTGATCATTTCTTATATCTTCATCCTCTTTGCCATTCTGAGAATCCGTTCTGCTGAAGGAAGGCAAAAAGCCTTTTCTACCTGTGTTTCCCATCTCACCTCCATCACCATATTTTATGCAACAATCATTTTTATGTACCTCCTGCCCAATTCAAGCCATTCTCTGAACACAGATAAATTTGCTTCGGTGTTCTACGTGGTAGTGATTCCCATGTTAAACCCATTGATCTACAGCTTGAGGAATCAGGAAGTAAAGAATGCACTGAAGAGAATTATAGAAAAGTTCCATTTGGCTatcaaataa
- the LOC129628542 gene encoding olfactory receptor 5AL1-like, which produces MAESNHSAVTEFILLGLTDNPELQLIFFCVLLLIYLITVLGNLGLIVLIQVSPQLRTPMYFFLCHLAFVDFYGSSTITPNTLVNTFREIKSVSFYACATQVCGFITFSVWELLMLSVMAYDRYVAICHPLLYVVLMPRKLCIQMVTSSYIYGFLVGFIQAVATFHMAFCGPNVINQFYCDDVPLIALACSDTRVKELMLLAIAGFNVFCSLLIVLTSYVFIVFAIIRIHSAVGRQKAFSTCASHLFSITMYYGTLSFMYLQPKSSHSLDKDKFASVFYTVVIPMLNPLIYSLRNWEVKNALRKITEKMYLNKK; this is translated from the coding sequence atggcagaaagcaatcaTTCAGCAGTTACTGAGTTCATCCTCTTAGGCCTCACGGATAACCCAGAGCTTCAgctcattttcttttgtgttttattgTTGATCTACTTGATTACTGTCCTGGGTAATCTTGGTTTGATTGTGCTAATACAAGTGAGTCCTCAACTTCGCACACCcatgtattttttcctctgtCATCTGGCTTTTGTGGATTTTTATGGTTCCTCCACCATCACACCAAACACCCTTGTAAACACTTTTCGTGAAATTAAAAGCGTGTCATTTTATGCATGTGCCACTCAAGTGTGTGGCTTTATCACATTTTCAGTTTGGGAATTATTAATGCTGTCGGTCATGGCTTATGATCGGTACGTGGCAATATGCCACCCTTTACTCTATGTGGTTCTTATGCCTAGGAAACTCTGCATCCAAATGGTCACCAGCTCTTATATTTATGGATTCCTGGTGGGATTCATACAAGCAGTGGCTACATTCCACATGGCTTTCTGTGGCCCTAATGTGATCAACCAGTTCTACTGTGATGATGTTCCTTTGATTGCTCTGGCCTGCTCTGATACGCGAGTTAAAGAGCTGATGTTATTAGCCATTGCAGGATTCAATGTCTTCTGTTCCCTTCTCATTGTTCTCACATCCTATGTGTTCATCGTCTTTGCCATCATAAGGATCCATTCGGCTGTAGGGAGACAGAAAGCCTTTTCTACCTGCGCCTCTCACCTGTTTTCTATTACTATGTATTATGGGACCCTCAGTTTTATGTACCTGCAGCCCAAGTCAAGCCACTCACTAGATAAAGACAAATTTGCCTCAGTTTTCTATACTGTGGTGATTCCTATGCTAAATCCACTGATCTACAGCTTGAGGAATTGGGAGGTAAAAAATGCTTtgagaaaaataactgaaaagatgtatttgaataaaaaataa